GTTTACAGCTTGGGTTAGGACATAAGCTATCAAACTAGACACTGATCTCTGTTCATCTTCGGCCCACTGCTCTATCTTGCGTTTCAAATCAGGATCAACATAAGCCATTAGGGGTTTACGATCGGTTGTCATTGTATTACTCGCCAGAAAGTAAATTACTTTTTAAGTAAAGTATTCCAAATTTTGGAATACTTTACTTAACTAGTTGTCATAGCGTATCGCTCTTCACTCATCGTCTCTTGGCTCGGAGTCATTTCCCAGTAGAGCATAGGGGTCAATGCCCAGATCCTTAAATCGCTGCTTGAAAAACTCGTTTTCTCTCCTGATGTTGTCTTCTACGGCATAAGCCTCCCCTAGTTTTTCAAGTGATGCCTCTAGGCGTCTGGTGTAAGCAATTAAGCGATCGTTGTGCTCCGATTCAGTGCGAGAGATGCCGAATGCATTATCAAACCTGCGGAATAAGCTTTCAAGAGCTAATCCAGTAGTGAGAACGAGAGCTTTTTTATTTCCTCGATGGCTTTCCCATTGCCAATAAAGAGAAACAATTTCTAGTGGCAGTCCTCTGATCCGCGTTTGACCTTGAGATCCCTCTTCTCCTACATCTACGAGAAATAAATCTGGTGTGTAGTCTTCTCTTAGAAGCGACTCAACCACATCTTGAGGCAAAAAGTTTGAAATGCCTCCGCCCTCTCCTAGCAAGGTTTTGAGGGTCTTAGATCTCAAAAAGTTTGAAATGCCTTGGGCTACCTTGCCAACGCATTCGCCGGTTTGGCTTAAAGACATTCGATAGGAGCTGTCCGGTAGCATGAAGCCATCTATTTCGATTGCTCCAACTCGCACGATCGCCCTTTGTGCTTTTACTGGCTCACTCATAGCGATCGTCCTTACTCGTCATCCTTGATAAGTTTCTGAAACATCTCTTCTGCTGTAATACCTTGTGCTGCTGCCTCAGCTATTAGCCGCTTTTCATGTTCCTCCCAATGCTGAGAGAGATACGTGTAGACAGCCGTTTGAACCATTGCTGCGTTCGATTTCTTGAGCAGTTTTGAAACGACGACTATTTTCCAGTGGTCGAGTCGGCTTAACTCCCCACACTGAAACCGTGTTGGTTTCACTTCTGGTAGGTCAACTTTGCTCCAGTCCATCACGTATGACTCATCTACGATGCAATCTATCGTATCGAGTTCATCAGAAGATTCTAATTTAATCATCCTTCTATTGCACATGATTGACAGGTATATCACGTATGCTAAAGTCTAAACCATAAGTAACGAAACAGATCAAACGTACCAACGCAGCCCGATCGCCTGAAATCTGCCTGACCTGCCTCGTCACAAAGGCTAGAGCGGATTTCTTCCTGATCTTGGGCACTGTTTCGCTTGCCCCATTTGGAGACAAACGCATGAGCTTAACGACAATTGCCCTCGATCCTGGAAACTACCAGATCAAGATCTGTGATGGCAGCGAACAACCCCGCGCGATTCGCTCAGTTCAATACCGTCTACCACGCGGCGTTCATGCCCTCAAAGAACTGAAGAACAGCCCGATCGTTGAACTGGAAGACGGCGCTCGCTACCACGTTGGGCATCAAGCCTTCAAATATGCTTCGCAGGAACAAACGGTTCTCACCGACAAAGCGCAACTGGCAAAACTGCACTTCTACAGCGCGATCGAAACGATTCAGGGTGACATCAGGCTAGTGGTAGGTCATCACAGCCCGGAAGCATACGCCGGAGTTTTGCAGCGATCGCTCGCAGGTCATCACAGCTTCAAGCGCAACGGCATTCTGCATCAAGTGAACGTGGTATCTGTCGAGGTTGTGCCAGAGGGCATCGGCGCTTACTGGTCAGCAGAGCAAGCAGGCTTAACGCCGGATACTGGATACACAATTGTCATCGACCTGGGCGGTTCGTCCTGGCTCTACCGAGTTGTGGACCAGGACGGCGACATCATCGCCGGGGATGTGGGCGATCGGTTTGGCTCCTATCATCTGGCAAAGCAGATTGCCGCAGACGATCGGCTGAAAACACCGCTGCGGCGCTATGGCATCACTAGCCCTGATGTGGGCGCAATCCTCGACGGCTTCACCCGCGGTCACTGCTACCAGGAAACTGGCATCACCTGGATTGAGTGGTTCCCTGAATACCTTGACCCCTGGTTTAAGCAAATCTTGGGCACTGTACAAACTGCCTGCACCGCTCATTTGCCCTCGACTCGCCGCTTCATCGTTGCAGGTGGAGCTGCTCATTTAGTTGAGGCAAAACTGCGAGGCATTCAACCGTTTATCGTCATGCCTAACCCTTCATTTGCCAATGTGCAAGGGATGTTTTGTCACGCCTCGCCTGCTCACTCCGCTCGTCATCTTGCAGCAGTTTAGGAACGAGCCATGATGCCACAAACCCGAATATCAGAAGACGTTTGGCGGTTGGGTAAACAGATTGCAGAAGCCAAAGGACTGAAGAACGAACGGCAGGCGATCGAAGCAGTGGTCAGGGTTTATGCCCGTCATTACCTTCAAGGTTCACAAGCGATCGAACCTGCTGCACCAACAGCACAGCCAGCAGCCAGCGCTAAAGACGCACTCACTAATCTGATGCAATCTTTATGACTCAAACTTCCACTGATACCTACATCCAAAAACAGGTTTTTGTTTTTCAAAACTCACCTTCTCAACAAGTCCGAGAAGATGCCCTTTGGCGGCTTGCAAGCCATGCTGACTTGATTCCTCCCGGCATTCAAACGCTGGAAGGCGCTGCTAGAACTGCTGTCATCGATTGGCTTTATGAGCTAGGTTATCTGGTCGATCGCGAGGGCTGAATTTCTAACATTAACCTCTTTCCCTATGTCCCCCCGTCTCCCGTCCCTGCGTCCCTAGGGACACCAACGCAGAATCAAGCCTTCCAGCCATTCTTCAGGGACACCGGGACACCTCTAGAGCCAACCGGGACAGTGCAAGCCGTCCCGCTGGATACCACAAAGCTTTGAGCCACTTTTGAGCAGTCAGTTGCATTTTCAGAACTGCTCCCGACAAATGAGTTTCAAACGATTAGTAATTGGAGGATTTATGACGTGGTGACTCGCGTTGTTTCAGTTGTCATTTTCAATTTCTTACTCACCGTCACTTTGGGTTATGCCTCGCTCAAGAACGAATATCCCCAAAAGGAGCATTACGAGCGGCTTTATGGCATCTACACTACTCAAGTTTTGCCCATTTCTTTAGTCGGCTCGATCGTCGGTCTGTTTGTGGCAGAGAAGGCAATTCGCAAGCAAAGCGAGTCGAACCAGCTCCGCCGCATTGCCCAACGCAAACTGAAAAATCCCAACCTTACCTCGGACGAGTTGAGCGCCTGGACGACGATCGCCGCAGCGTTACCGGAGGACGAAGCATGAAGGCGCTGTTTCGACCGAACCAACCGATTAAGCCCATTACCATTGTTCTGACCACTGGCTTAGTGCTGGCGATCGGTTCTGGCATCTTCACCGGAATCAATCGAGCCAGACAAATTGCAGCCCAGCAAGCGCAACAGCCAGTAGAGGAAAAGCTACCAGCGCCACTTATGGCGAAAGGTCTAAAGACACTCAATCAGAGCAGTGATGACCTGGATCGCCGCATCGTTGCAGGGCTGTCTTGGCAGTACCTTCAGCAGGCGAACGCCACTGCTAAACCAATTCTCTGGATTCGCAAAAAAGCGAATGATATTGCCTTCGATATTAGCCAGCAGTACAACACTCGCTTGATTCGATCGGCTGAAGAACTGGAGTACCTCAATACTTTGCGCTTGAGGAGCGAGGCGATCGCCCTCCTCATGGATGCAGTGGCGCAGGGCAAGGAATCAGAGATTCAGAACTCCACTGACCTCTTCCCCCTGGTCCGTGAGACGAACAACATCCGATCGCTGTTTGATAGCCAGGTGGTTGAGCGGAGGTATCCCGATGAGTAAGACCGAACAGAACCTCCATGCCACCGTCAACATCGGGCTGCTGGCTGCTGCGCTCGCTCTGATGGTTAGTCCAATGCGCCCTGTGCTCAAGATGGCGATCGTCGGCTCCCTCACCCTTGCAGCTCAGCGTCACGCGCAGAAACAAGAACTGCTGGTGCGAGATTATCAGGCTGCAGCAGCCCTGGCAGGCAATGCCATCACAACTGAAATTCAATCGGCTACCAGCTGGCTGCAAAGCTACTTCCCAGAGTTGCAGGGCAAGCCGAAAAACCGAGTGCAGCGCATCGTCATGGATGCCTACCGGGAATTGCTCAAAGCCCCCACAAGCCCGATCGCACTCTACGCAAAGCTTGCTCGTCAGTCCGTCGTTTTTGTCGGCAACCCCAGAGAAGGGAAAAGCGTTGCAGCCCACTATGCTCTGTCCGTTTGGGTTGATGAACAACCGGATCTAATCCCTTACATCTTTGACCCTGCCTATGGCGTGAATGACAATCCCAAATTCCGCTCTAACTGGCTGGGTATTCCCCGCGTCATGACCTGCCCGAAAGATGTGCAAACCTGCGTCTTTAAGGGCACAGCAAAGCAGTTGTATAACTTCCTAGAGCCTGCTTATCTGCTGTTTCAGTACCGTGAGCAGGAAGCCATCAGCGATGGTCCACCCGTTGTTGTCCTGATCGATGAACTATCGAACAAATTGAATGAGTTGGAAGAGGAGCAAATCAAGCCGATCGCCAAAATCATTCAGGCTCTCGCAGGGCAAGCGCCCAAGTATGGCATCTTTTTCTGGGGCATTTTGCACACGACGACGAAAGACGAGATGGGTTTACCCCGTCAGGCGATTCGCCACTGTGCGAGCGTGATGGGCGTTGAGGCAAGCCAGGACAAATCGCAGCTCAACAACATCCCACGATCGATTCCTGATGCAGCAGTGCAGTACGGGCAGGAGCAGTACCGATTGCGCGGCGGCAAGCCTGCGGGATTCGTCACTTCTGTTCCGGTCGAGAATGGCTATCTGCCGCCTCCACCCCTCTCTGGCTTAGACGAACTGCTGCGGGACTGGATGACGGACGACGGACAAACCCAACTGGAAATCGAATTTGCTCAACGGCTCGAACTGGATGAAGTGCAGCAATCGATCGAACTCTACCAGGCAGGCTTGCTCAAAGACCCAACCGAGAAAGAGGAGCCGAAGAAGTATCTGTTTCGACTCGTTTGGGGCATTCCTTATCGCGGCGATCGCACAGAACATCGCGCTTTGTTGGATGCCTATCTCGAGCAGCAGAAGCAAGCGCAAACGAACGGACACCATGAACCAGCAGAGGTTAACCCATGAAATTTTTCTTGAACCTGATTGCAGCTCCTTACTTCCTGGCATTGCTCGTTTTGCTCATCGCCAGTGGTGCCATCAGCATCGACAAAGCGATCGTTGCCACTGGACGCATGACGGCAATCATCTTTAGCGCGGTTGATAAATCGACTTCTGACAAGCCCCCATTCCCTGATGGAGGCAAACAGCAATGACGAACTTCATCTGTGCATTGGTGACAGTTTGCAGCATCACGGGGATTGCTTACTTTCTGAATGGTGACTTCAAGACCGTTGTAGACAAGGAAGTTTCACCCCCGATCGCGTCCTGGTCCTCACAACATCTGCCGTCGTGGGAGTCGATGAAGCAATCCTTCCAGCAGGGCTATCAGGAGGGTAAGCAGTGACCCAAGCAGCAGGGCTAAACGCTCAGGAACTCATTGAACTTATCCAAAATGACCCTGAAGTAAAACAAGCCCTGCTGCAAGCGTTGAAGGATGAACGGAAGCGTAAAAAATCAGCCTCAACGCCAACAGCAGGGAACGACCCGATCGAACCAGAGCCAGCAGAACCAGAACCGATCGACGCAACGCAGGCTCAATTCCAGAAATTAATGTTGGAAGCCATCCAACAAATTGCCGCAAACTCAGCAGAGCAGAAACGCACCGCAGCAAAGATTTACCGCTCTGTTCAAAATACTCAGGCACTTGCAAAAGAGATTCGCACCGTTAAGAAATTGGGCAGAGATGCCAAGGAAGTTGGGGAAGTTGCAGTTCTGGCAATTGCCCTGACCAGCTTCTCGCTGTTCGTTCTGGTCTGTACCGCGATCGTGCTCAAGAACGCTGTGATGGATGCGATCGGTAGCATGAACCCGTTCAAGAGCAATAGCTCAACGCCTGCTCAGTGGGTGAACCTGGACTTCCCTGGCATTTATGACGGTGGAGAAGTTGCAGGAATCCCAGTTACGTCTAACTTTGGGATGCGAGTTCACCCGCTCACAGGTCAAGACAAGATGCACGAAGGCGCAGACTTGGGCACTGATTCAGGCACTCCGCTTTATGCGCCTGCTGCTGGCACTGTGACCTGCAACAGTGACTCGTCAGGCTATGGCACTTATGCAGAAATGAGTTTGCCCAATGGGGACAGCATTCTGTTGGGACACCTAACCGACTGTATTGAGGGAGCTGCCACCGTGGGAAAGACGATCGCCACATCGGGGAACAGCGGCGGCTCAACGGCTCCTCATCTGCATCTGGAATTGCATAAAGCAGGTCAGCCAGTTCAACCGACGATCGATGTGGCGTTAGGTGTGACTCTAGGAGTCGATTATCTGAAGGTTCGAGAGCTGACAGCGAAGTATTACGGCGCAACTGTTAGTCAGGAATCAGGCGGCAGCCATGAGGCACAGAACGATCGAACTGCTGCCAGTGGCTTAACTCAAATCATGCCTGAGAACATTCCTGCCTGGAGTCAGAACGCACTGGGGCGATCGGTGTCGCAGGATGAGTTCTTGGGCAGTCCTGATCTGCAAAAGAACATCAGCCTTTACAAGATGGCAGAGGGCATCGCGCAGCAGCTCAAAGCGAGCAATGGCGATGACAATCTGACACTCAGGAGAATGGCTGCAACTTGGTATAGTGGCAGCCCTGAACGAGAGCGTGACTATTCACCGCTGCCTTATCCCGGTGAACCATCTGTGGGTGATTATGTTGATTCCGTTCTTGCCAAGATTGCAGGGCATTTAGGAACGGATGCCCCCGTCCCCCCACCTTCAGCGAAAGAGGAACTAGAGCGGGTCAGAGCGCAGCAATCACAAGCGATCGCCCCAACCTCTAACCCTGCTCAATCTGTCGTCTGCGTCGAGGCGTTGAAAGCCAATGGAGCAAGCGAGGGTTGTGCATCTGGCGTAGTGGTAGGTAGTGGGCAGGTTCTAACGGCTTACCACGTCATCAATCAAGCCAACGGGCAAGCAATTCCAATTCATGCCAACGGGCAGATTTTGAAAGCGACGATCGCCCGCACTGATTCCACAAAAGATTTAGCACTGCTGCAAGTTGAGGGTCTAAGCCTGCCTGCCGTAGCGATGGGCAACAATCCCACACAAGGGCAAGCGTTGACGATCGTGGGCTTTCCTGAAGCAGCAGGAGGGCAACAGGTTTCTAAAAATACGACTGTTGATGATGCTTCGACTGAATGCGGCATTAGCATTCCTTGCATCGGTGTTGCTCCCGGAACGCTTGCCCCT
The Trichocoleus sp. DNA segment above includes these coding regions:
- a CDS encoding trypsin-like peptidase domain-containing protein yields the protein MTQAAGLNAQELIELIQNDPEVKQALLQALKDERKRKKSASTPTAGNDPIEPEPAEPEPIDATQAQFQKLMLEAIQQIAANSAEQKRTAAKIYRSVQNTQALAKEIRTVKKLGRDAKEVGEVAVLAIALTSFSLFVLVCTAIVLKNAVMDAIGSMNPFKSNSSTPAQWVNLDFPGIYDGGEVAGIPVTSNFGMRVHPLTGQDKMHEGADLGTDSGTPLYAPAAGTVTCNSDSSGYGTYAEMSLPNGDSILLGHLTDCIEGAATVGKTIATSGNSGGSTAPHLHLELHKAGQPVQPTIDVALGVTLGVDYLKVRELTAKYYGATVSQESGGSHEAQNDRTAASGLTQIMPENIPAWSQNALGRSVSQDEFLGSPDLQKNISLYKMAEGIAQQLKASNGDDNLTLRRMAATWYSGSPERERDYSPLPYPGEPSVGDYVDSVLAKIAGHLGTDAPVPPPSAKEELERVRAQQSQAIAPTSNPAQSVVCVEALKANGASEGCASGVVVGSGQVLTAYHVINQANGQAIPIHANGQILKATIARTDSTKDLALLQVEGLSLPAVAMGNNPTQGQALTIVGFPEAAGGQQVSKNTTVDDASTECGISIPCIGVAPGTLAPGFSGGAAFSNGQLIGMNRAIRKLDQVGVIVPIADVQQFLQP